The DNA segment CATGTCATCTTGCGGATTCTTGACCATTTGAAGCGCTTTCATCGCACTCTTTGACCCCAAACTTGCATGCAAATTCGTCGTATTTTCTGTAATCATTTTTCTTccaatttaatgtaaaattcttttttccgACAACGGTAAATGGTAActgttataaaatattacttgATTCCAGATTTTCACCAAAGCCTTCAGAGAACAAAAACTAATACTATCCAAGCAGATAATAAAGAAATGCAAATTGTCTtgtcaaaaatgtaaaacgcATGCAGACAAACAATGTTGCCAGATTTAACTTCAAGAAGTCGTCAATCCTTTGGAAAAGCGCAGTTATTAAGAATTACAGTTAGCAAAAAAGACGATGACTATTAAATTTTCGCATTGTTGTATTTATGTGCAATGGAAAACACCGAAATCCGCTAAAGATGCCACATTTGTGTTAATTAGGTTAACATATTTTCAGCAAGACAACGCCAttttgaatcaaaacaagaagaTACGTCACAAAGAACAAAGATAAACATGGAATAGAGCAAATTTACAATCGTATAATAGAATGGGGGAAGAGGGACGAAACTGATTGCTTTGAATCAATATACTTTTTGTTGCTATCTTTTTACTTTTCACCGTTGCCACTCGTAcgatttttttcagttttgttgttttttttattcctttccCAAATAGCCGTATTCACAACTGCTATCTTGTAACGCACAAACAAAGTTGTATGccaaaaaagcttttatattGCGCATATATGAAGCCATAACTACGAACTCAAAGAGTTTATATTATGAAATGTAGATTGTTTTTTGGCTATTTCTATACTAAAACTAAGGATTTTTAATtcgtaaaatattatattacacagtaaatatatatgtatttactactTTTGCAGattatttgttgaaaaagaaatttgctaaattaatattgtaatattCATAAGATATTATTAGTTATAATGTCATCTTCcgtgcatatatatttatagaaactGAAATATTTCAAGTGCGAATTGTAGGAGTTATTTAATTATACAGAACTTCGTGATGTTTTACTCTATATTCAAATCAGTTGCgtttttatcaataaaagttTGCAAATACTCCATTTTTACTTATAAACCGAATACACGAATAATAAAAGGTtggatgtaaaaattttaacagcaAGAAAAAGCACccaagtttaattattttttagtctAAGAATATTCCGCAGAAAATCAAATAATGGTTGaggaattttataatttattacgtttaaaatttacataaggCATATGGAAGTAAAAAAATCTAAGACACATATCTCATTATTTTATGCAACAGGTTAAAGTTAACAGAATTGGGAAGGCAACGCAATTAGTACAAAATTTAAGAATCTAAACtaaaagttaaatataaatttacaaaaataaaataggaAAAATCAGATATAGAGGATGTAATGGAATATGATAGTACTCAGAAACTCACGGCTATTAAAAATACTTGCGTAAGATAGGAATGTAGAATCACAGATACAGAAGAGTTTCGGTTAGCATTATCAATTGGgctttaaaaaactcaaaaaaactttaacagaAATCTCTGATAGCGCTGTTGAGTAATTTACAGATGATTTAATCTACAGCGGGTTTGGAGGTCATGCATCATTAATATCAGCCGATTCGCAGGAGTAGAGTATATGGATTCACAAAAGGGTGTAGCATTTATAGCAACTATTAATTCAAATTATGGTAACCTTCGCTAGTGCATACACAGGTGGCATCATTTTAGAAAACAAAGCGAAAGAGATAAATGGCGAATTGAccagaaaataaatttgcaaaacgaTAAGAAAATGAGCAAAATAGTAAACATgaacaaaaacattatttgaTTTACgacaataaattgtttaaaatatataatctaAACTTACCAGTGGGTCATTAGTATCAGCATAACCACTGTCTAACACTATCAAGATCGACACGCAAAATGTTATCACTTGCTTATTCATTGCAGTTTTGTTTATGATATCTGAAACTACTTTAGCtaagattatgaaattcttAGAATCTGCCGCGACGTCATAAGTATTTATGGATTTAATAACTGACACTTTCTGTTTATCGATTCTCCGGTTGCAAACTTACTGGCGCCTCATAGGCGAGATGTACACGCTTACGAATTTATTGTCAATAGAATCTATCAATTTCTTTCAACAACCTGCTATGTTTTACGCTTTAGAACTTTTCAATGCTATGAATATATCTTTGTCTTATCACAGCTAATAGAAATTCACGATAAGCACTAATAAATCGTGCACCTGATGATTAACACTTTATTTCGTGGCAGTtaaccaattttattttttactcttaACAATCAGCTGCTTCGGCATAACAAACAAATCCAATTGGAATTATTGAAAATGCAATGCGATAGAGATGGCAAAACAAGCACGTTTTCCGGTCTACTGcactttttatgcaaatattgtaataaatatttcaaccgcatgcacatatataaatgtacggAAAGGGTACCATTATTCTTATATAGCATTATGTACTTTCTGTGGTgaataacatatatgtatgtactgtgtGGTAATAATTATTAACAcctacaaatttttggaaatagtatattattcaaaattgaaTTCGACTATTGCATGTACACAAAATATATTGTTAGCACGGCAACCCTGTATGTTAAGCCGAAACAGCTGTTGCTTGGCGCATTCATAGAAAAGTTTACATTATTTCGTAGctgatattatatttatttgtactcATTttgtaaagtgtgtttaatttACAACGATATGACTGCAAATCcaaatgaaatggaaatgtTGCGCAAAGCAATAAGATTACTACATTCACCTCATCCAAATTCTGCGGTTGAGCTAAGGTTAATGCTAGATGAAGCTATTAAACAACGTTTTGGCCCTGAGCTTATGATATCGAATAATATGAGCAAAAGTCTAATGGAATTGGAAGCTAACTTTCCAGGTCGTGCCGCCACACCGCCACCTCCGCCAGAACATCCAACGACAATGGATCAGGACCCCACTGTAGATGAAGTTATTAATTTAACTGGTTCTCCTGCGAAGACCATATCCGATTCGCCGGATACTATAATTGACTCTGATGATGGCGCAAATATCGGAGGAGCAATGCTTGGAGGCGGCGATGAGGATGTTAATCTGAAGGAGTTTGGCGATTTAAATTGTGCTGTTTGTGGTgaaatggttttcactgctACGAATCGCTTAATCGAATGTTCAAATTGTGGTACACTTTACCACCAAGAATGCCACAAACCACCTATCACTGATGAAGAAGCCTCCGAAGGTCAAGAGCACAATTGGCAATGTGATAATTGTCTTAATAAGCCTTCTACTAGTAAGGCAGCGGGTGTTGTTATTGAAGAACCAATCTCATTAATATCGAAGACAAAGTCATCAGCTACATCTTCGCGTTCCTCATCGACTTCAAACTCGTCCTCTCCTTTCGCAATCATACAGGCAGAAACACCTAGTACATCCACATCAGCTGTTCCATCTGTACAAGTGCCGACAATGTCTACAAGTAGGCATCATCATCATAAAAGCTCCCGGTCTCATAAGGAAGA comes from the Bactrocera neohumeralis isolate Rockhampton chromosome 2, APGP_CSIRO_Bneo_wtdbg2-racon-allhic-juicebox.fasta_v2, whole genome shotgun sequence genome and includes:
- the LOC126759959 gene encoding integrator complex subunit 12; the encoded protein is MTANPNEMEMLRKAIRLLHSPHPNSAVELRLMLDEAIKQRFGPELMISNNMSKSLMELEANFPGRAATPPPPPEHPTTMDQDPTVDEVINLTGSPAKTISDSPDTIIDSDDGANIGGAMLGGGDEDVNLKEFGDLNCAVCGEMVFTATNRLIECSNCGTLYHQECHKPPITDEEASEGQEHNWQCDNCLNKPSTSKAAGVVIEEPISLISKTKSSATSSRSSSTSNSSSPFAIIQAETPSTSTSAVPSVQVPTMSTSRHHHHKSSRSHKEERPSSSSSKTVTSSSAVNPTFNVVSASEKSSSHSSKKSSSHSSSSSKSSSSKSSSKHHDSNKRKAK